From Stigmatopora nigra isolate UIUO_SnigA chromosome 17, RoL_Snig_1.1, whole genome shotgun sequence, a single genomic window includes:
- the LOC144211085 gene encoding uncharacterized protein LOC144211085: MSLFKALIMQILVQRSLQVFFTTSVERAAYTGYFEGNVTMGCQFKPLLPNPNVSWHWISSGGFRQVCRVCQGQEQVSFQHPDFHGRAGILTQEIGNGWAKLQLSNLHINDTGTYRCVVQTRKGADYKDIRLSVTAPYKTDSQGQHVNSSTTIMTTNENLIRITSAIRVMSSQKCNYTCRFQSSASSATFLIPGELQKKSINVAVIVAISIVHTICFAVLMICLYRKGFFRRDGYLSTCLGKQQAITIYPEDFTLDQQGEIHKRAYDANSFGDTNIGFVTQEKGMDLPADPKGFKCKVGHLHKVVRPNHLNVFRERPLEVGRTLAPRSEKKLRRSGPLRGPIY, encoded by the exons ATGAGCTTATTCAAAGCTCTTATTATGCAAATATTGGTCCAGCGATCGCTCCAAG TATTTTTTACCACCTCGGTGGAACGAGCCGCCTACACTGGGTATTTCGAAGGAAATGTAACAATGGGTTGCCAGTTCAAGCCTTTATTGCCAAACCCCAACGTTTCCTGGCACTGGATTTCTTCTGGCGGATTTCGGCAAGTCTGCCGCGTCTGTCAGGGTCAGGAGCAAGTTTCCTTTCAGCACCCCGACTTTCACGGTCGTGCCGGGATTCTCACCCAAGAGATTGGAAATGGATGGGCTAAACTGCAG CTGTCAAATCTCCACATCAATGACACGGGCACCTACCGGTGTGTGGTCCAGACCAGGAAGGGGGCCGACTATAAGGACATTCGGCTATCTGTAACTG CGCCATATAAAACG GATTCTCAAGGACAACATGTCAACTCCAGCACCACCATTATGACAACAAATGAGAACCTTATCAGGATCACTTCTGCTATACGGGTGATGTCATCCCAGAAATGCAACTATACATGTCGCTTTCAAAGTAGCGCTTCTTCTGCCACATTTCTCATTCCAG GTGAATTACAGAAGAAAAGCATCAATGTTGCTGTCATTGTAGCAATTAGCATCGTGCATACAATATGTTTTGCTGTGCTGATGATTTGTCTTTACCGAAAAG GCTTTTTTAGAAGAGACGGATATTTGTCAACATGCCTTGGCAAACAACAAGCAATAACTATTTATCCTGAAG ATTTTACATTGGACCAACAAGGAGAAATTCACAAACGTGCTTATGATGCTAATTCCTTCGGAGACACCAATATTGGATTTGTAACCCAAGAAAAAGGAATGGACTTACCGGCTGACCCTAAAGGATTCAAATGCAAAGTCGGCCATCTTCACAAAGTTGTTCGGCCAAATCATCTCAATGTTTTCAGGGAGCGACCCCTAGAGGTTGGACGGACTTTAGCGCCTCGCTCGGAGAAGAAGCTCCGTCGCAGCGGACCGTTGAGAGGACCAAtctattga
- the plgrkt gene encoding plasminogen receptor (KT), which produces MGFLLSKSMDANLKKQQEFMLHNSRLQMERQMMMQNQMRERQMAMQIAWSREFLKYFGAFFAVTSTGLTAGALKSKKPALLAPILPLSFIFAYQMDSAYGTLIQRIRGEAESIMTSENDRLNLPHGTPTFDSIEKARRAKNPLTSFLEK; this is translated from the exons ATGGGCTTTCTTTTGTCCAAATCTATGGATGCCAATTTGAAAAAGCAGCAAGAATTCATGCTACACAACTCGAGACTGCAG ATGGAACGTCAAATGATGATGCAGAACCAGATGCGGGAGCGCCAGATGGCCATGCAAATTGCTTGGTCAAGAGAATTCCTCAAGTATTTTGGCGCTTTTTTCGCAGTGACATCTACTGGCTTGACCGCGGG GGCCCTAAAATCAAAGAAACCAGCCTTGTTGGCCCCCATTTTACCACTCAGCTTTATATTTGCATATCAAATGGACAGTGCTTATGGGACACTTATTCAAAGAATTCGAG gAGAAGCCGAAAGTATCATGACATCTGAAAATGATCGTCTAAACTTGCCTCACGGCACCCCCACCTTCGACAGCATCGAGAAGGCCCGCCGTGCCAAAAACCCTCTTACCtcctttttggaaaaataa
- the rln1 gene encoding prorelaxin H1 yields MESVRKTNPFREKTREGKKKKQRSSAKVSGRMFWNPVACVLALALVAYGGEVVRSRDYGVKLCGREFIRAVIFTCGGSRWKRFDVVKRDSLDWSPHHEEQPAIIHLQNFLDQNEPGRLDALGALARLQRGIGTRGRRYFSGGVASACCAQGCTRNDIGRLC; encoded by the exons ATGGAGTCCGTTCGTAAGACCAATCCATTCCGTGAAAAGACtcgagaaggaaaaaaaaaaaaacagcggtCAAGCGCAAAGGTGTCCGGAAGAATGTTTTGGAATCCCGTAGCGTGCGTACTTGCGTTGGCGCTGGTGGCTTATGGCGGCGAGGTGGTCCGGTCAAGGGACTATGGAGTCAAGCTATGCGGAAGAGAGTTCATACGGGCCGTCATTTTCACCTGCGGAGGCTCCCGTTGGAAGAGATTCGACGTCGTAAAGCGTG attCCTTGGATTGGAGCCCCCACCATGAAGAGCAGCCCGCCATCATTCACTTGCAAAATTTTCTTGATCAAAACGAACCGGGGCGGCTCGACGCTTTGGGTGCGCTAGCTCGATTGCAGCGTGGAATCGGTACCAGGGGAAGGCGGTACTTTTCCGGGGGTGTAGCTAGCGCTTGCTGTGCTCAAGGTTGCACTCGGAATGATATCGGACGCTTGTGTTGA